Proteins encoded by one window of Lactobacillus paragasseri:
- the nadE gene encoding ammonia-dependent NAD(+) synthetase, giving the protein MRPLQEKIIAYEHVLPEIDPKKEIRKSIDFLKEYLKENPFLKSYVLGISGGQDSTLTGKLCQMAIEEMREETGDNSYQFIAVRLPYGVQADASDAADAIAFQKPDQDLIVNIKEPVDAMVKVVEATGQKITDFNKGNIKARQRMVVQYAIAGANNGAVVGTDHAAENFSGFYTKYGDGAADLTPLFRLDKRQGKAMLKELGCPKHLYEKAPTADLEEEKPDLPDEVALGVTYKEVDDYLEGKEVSDKAAEQIEKLWKKSEHKRHLPVTIFDDFYKKN; this is encoded by the coding sequence ATGCGTCCATTACAAGAAAAAATTATTGCTTATGAACATGTATTACCAGAAATTGATCCTAAAAAAGAAATTCGTAAATCAATTGATTTTCTAAAAGAATATTTAAAAGAAAACCCATTTTTAAAGAGCTATGTTTTGGGGATTTCTGGTGGTCAAGATTCAACTTTAACTGGTAAGCTTTGCCAAATGGCAATTGAAGAAATGCGTGAAGAAACTGGCGATAATTCTTACCAATTTATCGCTGTTCGTCTTCCTTATGGCGTTCAAGCTGATGCAAGCGACGCTGCAGATGCAATTGCTTTTCAAAAGCCTGATCAAGATTTAATCGTAAATATTAAAGAACCAGTTGATGCAATGGTCAAAGTAGTTGAAGCAACTGGTCAAAAGATTACTGATTTTAATAAGGGTAATATTAAGGCGCGTCAAAGAATGGTTGTTCAATATGCAATTGCTGGTGCAAATAATGGGGCAGTTGTCGGAACTGACCATGCTGCAGAGAACTTCTCTGGCTTTTACACTAAGTACGGCGATGGTGCAGCTGATCTTACTCCGCTTTTCCGCTTAGATAAGCGTCAAGGAAAGGCGATGCTTAAAGAGCTTGGTTGTCCTAAACATCTGTATGAAAAGGCACCTACTGCTGATTTAGAAGAAGAAAAACCAGATTTACCAGATGAAGTAGCTTTAGGCGTAACTTACAAGGAAGTTGACGATTACTTAGAAGGTAAAGAAGTAAGCGATAAAGCTGCTGAACAAATTGAAAAGTTATGGAAGAAGAGTGAGCATAAGCGTCACTTGCCAGTAACTATTTTTGATGATTTTTATAAAAAGAACTAA
- a CDS encoding nicotinate phosphoribosyltransferase, with translation MFYPQIDQDDSLILHTDLYEINMMYTYFKKGVSERNSVFEVFFRKEPFGNGYAVNAGLSHVIQYLNNLHFKESDLEYLKETCGYDDEFIDYLRNLKLKLTIRSAREGELVFANEPIMQIEGPLAQAQLVETAILNIINFQTLIATKAARIKVAVGNDGLMEFGSRRAQETDAAIWGTRAAYIGGFDATSNVRAGKLFNIPVAGTHAHSLVEAFNNEYDAFKAYAETHKNCVFLVDTYDTLRSGVPTAIKVAKEMGDKINFQGVRIDSGDMAYISKKVRKQLDDAGFPDAKIYASNDLDEKTIQNLKMQGAKIDVWGIGTKLITAFDQPALGGVYKLVAIEDKDGNMRDTLKISSNAEKVSTPGKKQVWRIQANSEKKNEGDWVSRYDEDPRKFDALFMFHPQYTYINKVVTDYTARPLLHEIFHEGKLVYQEPTLKETKEFAANNLDGLWDEYKRSLNPQDYPVDLSQKLYDNKVNLINNIRSRIVKRGY, from the coding sequence ATGTTTTACCCACAAATTGATCAAGACGATTCGTTAATTCTTCATACAGACTTGTATGAAATTAATATGATGTATACCTATTTTAAAAAGGGTGTAAGTGAAAGAAATTCAGTATTTGAAGTATTTTTTAGAAAAGAACCTTTTGGTAACGGCTACGCAGTTAATGCTGGTTTAAGCCATGTTATTCAATACTTGAATAACCTCCATTTTAAGGAAAGCGACTTAGAATATCTCAAGGAAACTTGTGGTTATGATGATGAATTTATTGATTATTTACGTAATCTAAAATTAAAATTAACCATTCGCAGTGCTAGAGAGGGGGAACTGGTCTTTGCAAATGAGCCAATTATGCAGATCGAAGGCCCATTAGCTCAAGCACAATTAGTAGAAACTGCAATTTTAAATATTATTAACTTCCAGACTTTAATTGCAACTAAAGCCGCTAGAATTAAGGTGGCAGTAGGTAATGACGGTTTAATGGAGTTTGGCTCACGTCGTGCTCAAGAAACTGATGCAGCTATTTGGGGAACTCGTGCAGCATATATCGGTGGTTTTGACGCTACTAGTAATGTTAGAGCAGGAAAGTTATTTAACATTCCTGTTGCAGGAACACATGCGCACTCTTTAGTTGAAGCATTTAATAATGAATATGATGCCTTTAAAGCATATGCGGAAACACATAAAAATTGTGTCTTTTTAGTTGATACTTATGACACTTTGCGAAGCGGCGTTCCAACTGCAATTAAAGTTGCTAAAGAAATGGGCGATAAGATTAACTTCCAAGGTGTTCGTATTGACTCGGGAGATATGGCATATATTTCTAAAAAAGTGCGCAAGCAATTAGATGATGCTGGCTTCCCTGATGCAAAGATTTATGCTTCAAATGACTTGGATGAAAAGACTATTCAAAACCTTAAGATGCAAGGCGCAAAAATTGATGTTTGGGGAATTGGTACTAAATTAATTACCGCTTTTGATCAACCAGCTTTAGGTGGAGTGTACAAGTTAGTTGCTATTGAAGATAAGGATGGCAATATGCGTGATACTTTGAAGATTTCTTCAAATGCGGAAAAAGTATCTACTCCAGGTAAAAAGCAAGTTTGGAGAATTCAAGCTAACTCTGAAAAGAAAAATGAAGGTGATTGGGTATCACGCTATGATGAAGACCCAAGAAAGTTCGATGCTCTTTTCATGTTCCACCCTCAATATACTTATATCAATAAGGTTGTTACCGACTATACTGCTCGTCCGTTATTGCACGAAATCTTCCATGAAGGTAAGTTAGTTTATCAAGAACCTACTCTAAAAGAAACGAAAGAGTTTGCAGCAAATAACCTCGATGGTTTATGGGATGAATACAAGCGTAGCTTGAATCCACAAGACTACCCAGTCGATTTATCGCAAAAATTATATGACAACAAGGTAAACTTGATTAATAATATTCGCAGCCGAATTGTGAAAAGAGGATATTAG
- a CDS encoding glycosyltransferase family 2 protein translates to MENYHKSSLLAILIGILPLIFELSSNIWHGDNGFFIISAAYGLILLLLTLSIEIEDLDQWFAEKALSYLSVFLSLTAILNKSEVLPFAEIGSLYRLAIIAYMGTLYFLDRHFNTKNLVLLLLNLNILAQLSVRSGTILILIVAVLTFIFYVIRVVVTFSEQLRPFLLCVYLIVLLVSLVWYTPEFTDFVFKNLSWNIEAISLLLETLGAIVYIRLKRQLNINSHLILGTVLFLIINEGSLIIAESNVINTSYLVLVLIIDLCIVNVFGNIELGRNQRKISVIIPAHNSANTIVEALESIKNQTYRDWEIILINDGSSDETETIVKRYLENTPLPVKYHKQKQHNYLHAIEYGTKFVEGSIIFVLDADKVLFNQNVFYRAASTLYGEKCDGMFVGIRAMYQRLKDGKLHLIRPYYRNQISLVKTALGMGVNIYTNYAFWRREVFETSVRENYLVNGMPSWYNAQINFGLRMVNGNFVGLKYRIVKNKKPADKQLNQDQVIAELRTLHHITSKIKIPFYRLQAAIYYAFNKCHIASLCPVIFKQGKTSLKEITPLIIENRLKNVKSPYLQTIVGFGTNYNPEKKIEIIIPKDLKVYHGADIEEFIQKLKQNKLAPFYANLMKVISQGTSLYVVNKKDREKLTEILEFFTIRDYVNIISK, encoded by the coding sequence GTGGAAAATTATCATAAAAGTAGTCTGCTGGCAATTTTGATTGGAATTCTACCGCTAATTTTTGAACTAAGCAGCAATATTTGGCATGGCGATAATGGCTTTTTTATAATTAGCGCGGCATATGGTTTGATCTTGCTTTTGTTAACTTTATCAATTGAAATTGAAGATCTAGATCAGTGGTTTGCAGAAAAGGCTCTAAGCTATTTATCAGTTTTTCTATCTTTGACAGCGATTTTGAATAAGAGCGAAGTTTTGCCCTTTGCTGAGATAGGATCGCTATACCGTTTAGCTATCATTGCTTATATGGGAACCTTATATTTCTTAGATAGACATTTTAATACTAAAAATTTAGTCTTGCTTTTGTTGAATTTAAATATTCTAGCTCAATTATCAGTTAGGTCCGGAACAATCTTAATTTTAATTGTTGCTGTTTTAACTTTTATTTTCTATGTAATTAGAGTAGTAGTTACTTTTAGTGAACAATTGAGACCCTTTTTACTATGCGTTTATTTAATTGTTTTGCTCGTTTCGCTAGTTTGGTACACACCTGAGTTTACTGACTTTGTTTTTAAAAATCTTTCCTGGAATATTGAAGCAATTTCTTTATTGTTAGAAACGCTGGGAGCAATTGTCTATATAAGGCTTAAAAGGCAGTTGAACATAAACAGTCATTTAATTTTAGGGACTGTATTATTTTTAATTATTAACGAAGGTAGTTTGATTATTGCTGAATCAAATGTAATTAATACCAGTTATTTAGTTTTAGTCTTGATCATAGATTTATGTATAGTCAACGTATTCGGCAATATTGAATTAGGCAGAAATCAGCGAAAAATTTCAGTTATCATTCCAGCTCATAATAGTGCTAATACAATTGTTGAGGCGTTAGAATCAATCAAGAATCAGACGTACCGTGATTGGGAGATTATCTTAATTAATGATGGTTCAAGTGATGAAACGGAAACAATTGTTAAGCGTTATTTAGAAAATACACCTTTACCAGTTAAATATCATAAGCAAAAGCAGCATAATTATTTGCATGCGATTGAATACGGAACAAAATTTGTAGAAGGCTCGATAATTTTTGTTCTAGATGCTGATAAAGTTTTATTTAATCAGAATGTCTTTTATCGTGCAGCTAGTACGCTTTATGGTGAAAAATGCGATGGAATGTTTGTTGGTATTCGAGCAATGTATCAACGCTTAAAAGATGGTAAATTGCATTTAATTAGACCATATTATCGTAATCAAATTAGTTTGGTAAAAACAGCGCTCGGCATGGGTGTAAACATTTATACTAATTATGCTTTTTGGCGCAGAGAAGTTTTTGAAACTAGTGTGCGAGAGAACTATTTAGTGAATGGAATGCCATCTTGGTATAATGCTCAAATTAATTTTGGTCTAAGAATGGTCAATGGTAACTTTGTAGGTCTAAAATATCGAATTGTTAAAAATAAAAAGCCAGCAGATAAGCAATTGAATCAAGATCAGGTTATAGCAGAATTACGCACTCTGCATCACATTACAAGTAAAATTAAAATACCATTTTATCGTCTTCAAGCTGCTATTTATTATGCATTTAATAAGTGTCATATTGCTTCGCTTTGTCCAGTGATTTTTAAACAGGGTAAGACCTCATTGAAAGAAATTACTCCGTTAATTATTGAAAATAGGCTTAAGAATGTTAAGTCACCTTACTTACAAACAATTGTCGGTTTTGGTACTAACTATAATCCTGAAAAAAAGATAGAAATCATTATTCCTAAAGACCTAAAAGTGTACCACGGAGCAGATATTGAAGAATTTATTCAAAAGCTCAAACAAAATAAACTAGCGCCTTTTTACGCTAATTTAATGAAAGTAATTAGTCAGGGAACAAGCCTTTACGTGGTGAACAAAAAAGATCGAGAAAAATTAACTGAAATTCTAGAATTTTTTACAATTAGAGACTATGTAAATATCATAAGTAAATAG
- a CDS encoding glycosyltransferase produces the protein MKVLHVNAGLEKGGGLSHIVNLLTEANRQDADFELLTLADGPVAKAAKKAGIKTTILGAQSRYDLTVLKRLAKFINNGNFDIVHTHGARANLFVSMIKKQIKAKWIITVHSDPLKDFEGRGMIGNIFTKLNIMALKKADGIFAITQNFSDLLVEKVGIPKTKICVIYNGIFFHDNKELPKKYAHPYFNIIDVGRTEKVKGQDLLLKAIKKINDKNVRLHIAGDGSEFNNLRALARDLGISSQVTFHGFLNQKEIRKLYQKMDLAVLTSYSESFPLVLLEASDNLVPIMSTDVGDIEKMIPSEKYGFVAKIGNLNDISEKLKQAISTSQEKLEEMAEKEKTYLMHAFSMKNQLVAIENYYKFILGEK, from the coding sequence ATGAAAGTTTTACATGTTAACGCTGGATTAGAAAAGGGCGGGGGCCTGTCTCATATTGTTAATTTATTAACAGAAGCTAATCGGCAAGATGCTGATTTTGAATTGCTGACCTTAGCAGATGGCCCGGTGGCAAAAGCTGCCAAAAAAGCAGGAATTAAGACAACGATTTTAGGTGCCCAAAGTCGTTATGATTTAACTGTTTTAAAAAGACTCGCTAAATTCATTAATAATGGCAACTTTGATATCGTTCATACTCATGGTGCACGAGCTAATTTATTTGTTTCGATGATTAAAAAGCAAATTAAGGCTAAATGGATTATCACAGTTCATTCTGATCCTTTAAAAGATTTTGAAGGACGGGGAATGATTGGAAACATTTTTACTAAGTTGAACATTATGGCTTTAAAAAAAGCTGATGGTATTTTTGCGATTACGCAGAACTTTTCTGATCTTTTAGTTGAAAAGGTAGGCATCCCGAAAACTAAAATTTGTGTAATCTATAATGGGATTTTTTTCCATGACAATAAAGAATTACCTAAAAAATATGCTCATCCCTATTTCAATATAATTGATGTTGGAAGAACAGAAAAAGTTAAGGGACAAGATTTGCTTTTAAAGGCCATTAAAAAGATCAATGATAAAAACGTTCGCTTACATATTGCTGGTGATGGAAGCGAATTTAATAATTTAAGAGCACTTGCGCGAGATCTAGGGATTAGTTCACAGGTAACTTTCCACGGCTTTTTGAACCAGAAAGAGATCCGCAAGCTCTATCAAAAAATGGATTTGGCTGTTTTAACGTCTTACTCAGAAAGTTTTCCGTTGGTATTGCTTGAAGCTAGCGATAATTTAGTACCAATTATGTCAACAGATGTTGGCGATATTGAAAAAATGATTCCTAGTGAAAAGTATGGATTTGTTGCTAAAATTGGAAACTTAAATGATATTAGTGAAAAGCTAAAGCAAGCAATTTCAACTAGTCAAGAAAAACTTGAAGAGATGGCAGAAAAAGAAAAGACGTATTTGATGCATGCCTTTTCAATGAAAAATCAGTTAGTGGCAATTGAAAATTATTACAAATTCATCTTGGGTGAAAAATAG
- a CDS encoding WecB/TagA/CpsF family glycosyltransferase encodes MNKVSILGIEFDNYSLEEFKDRLINRLNNKVSTMVVTANPEIVMAANKDPKFMELIKKDADLVTADGIGIVLGGKMLKTPIKERVTGYDLFTWLLHVGNLRKLRVYLIGATPAVMKITKAKIAKDYPGIELVGAEDGYFKDDLKTVAKRIENTEPDLVFAAIGFPRQEELISLLRQAEVPAIMMGVGGSFDVFSGAVKRAPEVFQKTHLEWFYRLITNPTRFKRMLALPEFVVEVEKSKKQK; translated from the coding sequence ATGAATAAAGTTAGTATTTTAGGAATAGAATTTGATAATTATTCGTTAGAAGAATTTAAAGATAGATTAATTAACCGGTTAAACAATAAAGTATCAACTATGGTGGTAACAGCTAATCCTGAAATTGTGATGGCTGCAAATAAAGATCCTAAATTTATGGAACTTATCAAAAAGGATGCAGATTTAGTTACAGCTGATGGAATTGGAATTGTTTTAGGCGGAAAAATGCTTAAAACTCCAATCAAGGAACGTGTAACAGGCTATGATTTGTTTACCTGGCTTTTGCATGTGGGAAATTTAAGAAAGCTCCGTGTCTATTTAATTGGTGCAACGCCTGCAGTAATGAAAATTACTAAGGCCAAAATTGCTAAAGATTATCCAGGAATCGAATTAGTTGGGGCTGAAGATGGCTACTTTAAGGATGATCTTAAAACCGTTGCTAAAAGAATTGAAAATACTGAGCCTGATTTGGTTTTTGCAGCAATTGGTTTTCCTAGACAAGAAGAGTTAATTTCTTTATTGCGGCAAGCAGAGGTGCCAGCAATTATGATGGGAGTGGGCGGAAGTTTTGATGTCTTTTCGGGTGCGGTTAAACGTGCTCCGGAAGTATTTCAAAAAACTCATCTTGAATGGTTTTATCGCTTGATTACCAATCCAACACGTTTTAAACGGATGCTGGCCTTACCAGAATTTGTAGTTGAAGTCGAAAAGTCTAAGAAACAAAAATAA
- the tagD gene encoding glycerol-3-phosphate cytidylyltransferase yields MKKIITYGTFDLLHYGHIRLLKRARALGDYLIVGLSTDEFNEFSKHKQAYNNYAERKYILEAIRYVDQVIPEENWDQKISDVQKYDIDTFVMGNDWEGKFDFLKPYCKVKYLERTPGISTTQIKEDLK; encoded by the coding sequence ATGAAAAAAATTATCACCTACGGTACCTTTGATCTACTGCATTATGGTCATATTCGTCTTCTAAAAAGAGCGCGTGCACTAGGAGACTACCTAATAGTAGGACTATCAACAGACGAATTTAATGAATTCAGCAAGCATAAGCAGGCTTACAATAATTATGCCGAAAGAAAATATATTCTTGAAGCAATTCGATATGTGGATCAAGTTATCCCTGAAGAAAATTGGGATCAAAAAATCAGCGATGTCCAAAAATATGATATTGATACTTTCGTAATGGGGAATGATTGGGAAGGAAAATTTGACTTTCTAAAACCCTACTGCAAAGTAAAATATCTTGAAAGAACTCCTGGAATTTCTACTACTCAAATCAAAGAAGACTTAAAATAA
- a CDS encoding GntR family transcriptional regulator → MQEPMYIKIHNQIKRDIENKKYKVGERIPAERQLALKFNVSRMTLRQAIKTLEDEGILERRLGSGTYVSSQKVQEKMSGIMSFTDITRANGQVPSSKLLSYRVTKPSLSEKEKLKIKDTDNVLRMERVRFADNVPICYEVATIPYKLVSRFSKDEISSSLYQTLEKKGGYKIGSVVENIGASVANENEARLLSVKKGEPLVTRRQVTELNDHYPFEYVRASYVAERFEFTFEK, encoded by the coding sequence ATGCAAGAACCGATGTATATTAAAATTCACAACCAAATAAAGCGTGATATTGAAAATAAAAAATATAAAGTTGGAGAGCGAATCCCTGCTGAGCGGCAATTAGCCTTGAAATTTAATGTTTCTAGAATGACATTACGTCAAGCAATTAAGACATTGGAAGATGAAGGAATTTTAGAAAGACGCTTAGGAAGCGGGACTTATGTTTCTAGCCAAAAGGTGCAAGAAAAAATGTCTGGAATTATGAGCTTTACGGATATAACTCGTGCTAATGGTCAAGTCCCTTCTAGTAAATTATTGTCTTACCGCGTAACTAAGCCTTCTTTATCTGAAAAAGAAAAGTTAAAGATTAAGGATACGGATAATGTTTTAAGAATGGAACGTGTTCGTTTTGCTGATAATGTGCCAATTTGTTACGAAGTAGCCACAATTCCTTATAAATTAGTTTCACGTTTCTCTAAAGATGAGATTTCGAGTAGTTTATATCAAACTCTTGAAAAAAAAGGTGGCTATAAGATTGGTAGTGTAGTTGAAAATATTGGTGCATCTGTTGCCAATGAAAATGAAGCGCGCTTATTATCAGTGAAAAAGGGTGAACCATTAGTAACGAGACGGCAAGTTACAGAACTTAACGATCACTATCCTTTTGAGTACGTTCGTGCATCTTATGTAGCTGAAAGATTTGAATTTACTTTTGAAAAATAA
- a CDS encoding rhodanese-like domain-containing protein: MINITTNQLAEILAKDSTINLYDLRTPIEFASGHIPDSHNLPFEELKYFNDPKNETYYFICRSGDLSYYACQTLKSKGYKHLININDGILNWKGKIQSLT, encoded by the coding sequence ATGATTAACATTACTACAAATCAATTAGCAGAAATTCTAGCAAAAGATTCTACAATTAATTTATATGATTTACGAACACCAATTGAATTTGCATCAGGACATATTCCTGATAGTCATAATCTTCCCTTTGAAGAATTAAAATACTTCAATGATCCCAAAAACGAGACCTACTACTTCATTTGTCGGTCTGGAGACCTTTCTTATTATGCTTGCCAAACCTTAAAATCTAAGGGTTATAAACACCTAATTAATATTAACGACGGCATCCTTAATTGGAAGGGAAAAATCCAAAGTTTAACTTAA
- a CDS encoding L-lactate dehydrogenase, with protein sequence MRNVAVIGMGHVGATVAFTLFTHGIVDNLYLLDKNQAKAEAEYNDLRDTLARNDYHVNVFLGDYNDLKNVDIIVTSFGDIAATVKTGDRFGEFEINAKNAKEVGAKIKESGFNGVLINISNPCDAISTILQETTGLSRKQVLGTGTFLDTARMQRIVGEELNEDPRNVAGFVLGEHGASQFTAWSTVSINGKSAKELFTKEQEEKLSAQPNKNSMKVAFGKGYTSYAIATCGVRLIQAVFSNARLFAPASVYLDEVGTYIGYPAIIGKNGVEKVIPLELPSEEDQKLRESAEIIKKHIAQLK encoded by the coding sequence ATGAGAAATGTAGCCGTAATTGGAATGGGACACGTTGGTGCAACAGTCGCATTCACTTTGTTTACTCATGGAATTGTTGATAATTTATATTTATTAGATAAAAATCAAGCTAAAGCAGAAGCTGAATACAATGATTTACGTGATACTTTAGCTAGAAATGATTATCATGTTAATGTATTTTTAGGCGACTACAATGATTTAAAGAATGTAGATATTATTGTAACTTCTTTTGGTGATATTGCCGCAACAGTTAAGACTGGGGACAGATTTGGTGAATTTGAGATTAACGCTAAAAATGCTAAAGAAGTCGGAGCAAAAATTAAAGAATCAGGTTTCAATGGTGTTTTAATTAATATTTCAAATCCATGTGATGCTATTTCAACTATTTTGCAAGAAACGACTGGTTTATCAAGAAAGCAAGTCTTGGGCACAGGTACTTTCTTAGATACGGCTAGAATGCAAAGAATTGTTGGTGAAGAACTAAATGAAGATCCAAGAAATGTTGCTGGCTTTGTTTTAGGTGAACATGGAGCATCCCAATTTACTGCTTGGTCGACGGTATCGATTAATGGCAAATCCGCTAAAGAATTGTTTACAAAAGAACAAGAAGAAAAATTGAGCGCACAGCCTAATAAGAACTCAATGAAAGTTGCCTTTGGTAAAGGATATACTTCCTATGCAATTGCTACATGCGGAGTGCGCTTAATTCAGGCTGTCTTTAGTAATGCACGCTTGTTTGCACCAGCTTCAGTTTATTTAGATGAGGTTGGAACATATATTGGTTATCCAGCAATTATTGGTAAAAATGGTGTAGAAAAAGTTATTCCTTTAGAGTTACCTAGTGAAGAAGATCAAAAACTAAGAGAGTCAGCTGAAATTATTAAAAAGCATATTGCTCAACTAAAATAG
- a CDS encoding MurR/RpiR family transcriptional regulator, protein MENIIDKIYAQMSSMSPSDQKVGRTILKNPATIINITISQLAKRAGVSDASITRFCRNLSLSGFHELKILLAQCIGQKESESLKKLPKDDMQAALGEIEKNKVGEIHATLNQIPTDELEKILSIIEASRIIQISAEGDTYPVAADAVYKFNQIGLLSFASGGNVETADAQTMNLGKKDCLIVISNSGESAALLKEIKLAHKNKLKVISITNNPASPIALASDYHLKTGVRQTILQNQYYFSRVAAFTITEALFLLLIKRNEKRIENIKQHEQIISSQKI, encoded by the coding sequence GTGGAAAATATTATTGATAAAATTTATGCACAAATGAGTAGCATGTCCCCTTCTGATCAAAAGGTAGGTAGAACAATTCTCAAGAATCCAGCAACGATTATAAACATTACAATTTCTCAATTAGCTAAAAGAGCAGGTGTAAGTGATGCATCTATTACAAGATTTTGTCGTAATTTATCCTTATCTGGTTTTCATGAGCTAAAAATTTTATTAGCACAATGCATTGGTCAAAAAGAAAGTGAATCGTTAAAGAAACTACCAAAAGACGATATGCAGGCAGCGCTAGGAGAGATAGAAAAAAATAAAGTTGGTGAAATTCACGCTACTTTAAATCAAATTCCAACTGATGAATTAGAAAAGATTCTTTCTATTATTGAAGCAAGCCGAATCATCCAGATTAGCGCAGAAGGTGATACTTATCCAGTAGCTGCCGATGCTGTCTACAAATTTAATCAAATCGGCTTATTGTCATTTGCTTCTGGTGGAAATGTTGAAACAGCTGATGCGCAAACAATGAATTTAGGCAAGAAGGATTGTCTAATTGTTATTTCAAATTCTGGGGAATCAGCAGCTTTGTTAAAGGAAATAAAGTTAGCACACAAAAATAAGCTAAAAGTTATTAGTATCACTAATAATCCTGCTTCTCCAATTGCTTTAGCGAGTGACTATCATTTAAAGACTGGTGTAAGACAGACAATTTTGCAAAATCAATATTATTTTTCTCGTGTAGCAGCTTTTACGATTACTGAAGCTCTATTTTTATTACTTATAAAAAGGAACGAGAAGCGAATTGAGAATATTAAACAGCATGAACAAATTATTTCTAGTCAAAAAATCTAA
- a CDS encoding ribose-5-phosphate isomerase A — protein MNNAQIPGLRLYSPSEITKFQCEQLGLNILALNDNMPKFDLAFDGCDSIDQNFNALKSGGGIHLFEKIAAENAKEYILLLPKERFKETLNPTISLCIEIIPNCLNNLMKKIPQGYTAKIRLSQSVASFAHSPLGNLLIDIYPNNSWSDIEQLNDFLLKQNGVISSSYFKNLVTSIITENNNEAIEIKKG, from the coding sequence ATGAATAACGCACAAATACCAGGCTTACGCCTTTACTCACCATCTGAGATTACTAAGTTTCAATGTGAGCAGCTTGGATTAAATATTTTAGCTTTAAATGACAATATGCCTAAATTTGATCTAGCATTTGATGGTTGTGATAGTATTGATCAAAATTTTAACGCATTAAAAAGTGGTGGCGGAATCCATCTTTTTGAAAAAATAGCCGCTGAAAATGCAAAAGAATATATTTTATTATTACCAAAAGAACGTTTTAAAGAGACGCTTAATCCTACTATTTCCTTGTGTATTGAAATCATTCCAAATTGTTTAAATAATTTAATGAAAAAAATACCCCAAGGATATACAGCTAAGATTCGTTTGAGCCAGTCAGTAGCATCATTCGCTCATTCACCATTGGGCAATCTCTTAATTGATATTTATCCCAACAATTCTTGGTCAGACATTGAACAATTAAATGATTTTCTTCTAAAGCAAAATGGCGTTATAAGTAGTTCTTATTTTAAAAATCTTGTTACAAGTATTATTACCGAAAACAACAATGAAGCAATTGAAATAAAGAAAGGATAA